One segment of Mugil cephalus isolate CIBA_MC_2020 chromosome 14, CIBA_Mcephalus_1.1, whole genome shotgun sequence DNA contains the following:
- the LOC125019763 gene encoding zinc finger protein 771-like, whose amino-acid sequence MSKIEMLRLLIVQRLTEAAEEIFGVFGRTIAEYEEEISRSKLELDRQRRMLDLSMKPRISLQDPGSGSWSRGQRSGERREGSEVSTKPRMSLQDHGSVSEQQEWSSSLDLSEEPPPHIKKEEEEEKEEEEEEEEQEEEEEEQWLDQEEASHRSDQNTTSVMLFQSSRAPTQQEDEPMTSSLHKFQDPEDPELGPQPGTSGQPPRPDLMEDKADAPDPVLCNGLHDCVELEVPPPEVVDSYICTICGRAFAQRGHWAKHVQVHRKAEAKVDKSYTCDICGKRLTRFDGYQKHLRIHTGEKPYCCNECGRRFSDNSNYKRHIRTHWTQKAPQS is encoded by the exons ATGTCAAAGATCGAGATGCTGCGGCTGCTGATCGTCCAGCGCCTCACCGAGGCGGCCGAGGAGATCTTCGGGGTGTTCGGGAGGACCATCGCGGAGTACGAGGAGGAGATCTCCCGGTCCAAGCTGGAGCTGGACCGCCAGCGCCGGATGCTGGACCTGAGCATGAAGCCCCGGATCTCCCTGCAGGACCCGGGCTCAG GCTCCTGgtccagaggtcagaggtcaggggagaGACgtgaggggtcagaggtcagcacGAAGCCCCGGATGTCCCTGCAGGACCACGGCTCAG TCTCTGAGCAGCAGGAGTGGAGCTCCAGCCTGGACCTGAGTGAAGAGCCACCCCCTCACAtcaagaaggaggaagaggaggagaaggaggaggaggaggaggaggaggagcaggaggaggaggaagaggagcagtgGTTGGATCAGGAGGAGGCGTCTCACAGGTCGGATCAGAACACCACCAGCGTCATGTTGTTCCAGAGCAGCAGAGCCCCAACGCAGCAGGAAGACGAACCCAtgacctcctccctccacaAGTTCCAGGACCCTGAAGACCCGGAGCTGGGCCCCCAGCCGGGAACCTCGGGTCAGCCCCCCCGCCCCGACCTCATGGAGGACAAAGCCGATGCTCCGGATCCGGTTTTATGTAACGGTCTGCACGACTGCGTGGAGCTGGAGGTGCCGCCGCCCGAGGTGGTGGACTCGTACATCTGCACCATCTGCGGCCGGGCGTTCGCTCAGCGCGGCCACTGGGCCAAACACGTCCAGGTCCACCGCAAAGCCGAGGCCAAGGTCGACAAGTCGTACACGTGTGACATTTGCGGGAAGAGGCTGACGCGGTTCGACGGCTACCAGAAACACCTGAGGATTCACACGGGAGAGAAACCGTACTGCTGCAACGAGTGCGGCCGCAGGTTCAGTGACAACTCCAACTACAAGCGCCACATTCGGACACACTGGACTCAGAAAGCTCCACAGAGCTGA